The following proteins come from a genomic window of Alosa alosa isolate M-15738 ecotype Scorff River chromosome 2, AALO_Geno_1.1, whole genome shotgun sequence:
- the LOC125291438 gene encoding protein ABHD15 — MWDSLLCLLPSLLLLLVAALLRWSPASSLLERGSRRATWILWRGVCWVLELPIPTRGEWTDGRSDTADAGPSLVCKPTALAHHLLLHCRTLLRPSLAAWPRGDPHLQTLSSLLWPLDGSAGGKVCFTRDHLLLNDGGTVALDWAVGLRGEPLLGAKCEQQLGACRSPGCRSGSSSGSPPILLLIPNSLGTVTPHLQRLCSLGLCRGYYPVVFHRRGQGGCPLTTPRYQEFGDPRDLVQAVAYLRARHRSAMLLAVSEGSGSGLLLSYLGECGSSSYLTAAACISPVLHGRLWFETPVPSLYHWGALFYHKLQISRYASALSSLMDVGQLLRCRSLKDMEELMFCGTPKPTAVSAEGQSPADGAKGWEAYWERNEPLRDADEVAVPVLCLCSADDPLLPPASTLPTSLFHNSPYFLLALTACGGHCGFFAQAGTGGGGGGGGTGTVASWSHEAVLEYFRVASDFLKGEEKRRRSRLAQEQDVGGQVQGWRRRSSTVLARRSKPVLPVRRERHLTHQPAQTALAEDLFTWNRSYTR; from the exons ATGTGGGACTCGCTCCTCTGCCTCCTGCCCTCTCTACTGCTGCTCCTCGTCGCAGCTCTCCTGCGCTGGTCACCGGCGTCCAGCTTGCTTGAGCGCGGCTCGAGAAGGGCCACCTGGATCCTGTGGAGGGGGGTCTGCTGGGTTCTAGAACTGCCAATACCGACACGTGGCGAGTGGACCGATGGACGCTCGGACACAGCCGACGCAGGGCCCAGTCTGGTGTGCAAGCCCACGGCGCTggcccaccacctcctcctccactgccGCACTCTCCTGCGCCCCTCGCTGGCTGCCTGGCCTCGGGGCGACCCTCACCTGCAAACCCTCTCTAGCCTACTGTGGCCACTAGATGGCTCTGCAGGTGGTAAGGTGTGCTTCACCCGTGACCACCTGCTCCTGAATGACGGGGGAACCGTGGCCCTGGACTGGGCTGTGGGGCTGAGGGGGGAGCCGCTGCTGGGCGCTAAATGTGAGCAGCAGCTTGGGGCGTGCAGGAGTCCAGGCTGCCgtagtggcagcagcagcggtaGCCCCCcgatcctcctcctcatccccaaCTCCCTGGGCACGGTGACCCCCCATCTCCAGCGCCTCTGCTCCCTGGGGCTGTGCCGGGGCTACTACCCGGTCGTCTTCCACCGGCGTGGCCAGGGCGGTTGCCCGCTGACGACGCCCCGCTACCAGGAGTTCGGGGACCCCCGGGACCTGGTTCAGGCCGTGGCTTACCTGCGCGCCCGGCACCGCTCCGCCATGCTCCTGGCCGTCAGCGAGGGCTCTGGCTCAGGATTGCTGCTCTCGTACCTGGGCGAGTGCGGATCATCATCCTACCTGACGGCTGCAGCTTGCATCTCACCCGTGCTGCACGGGCGGCTTTGGTTCGAAACGCCAGTTCCATCCCTCTACCACTGGGGTGCACTGTTTTACCACAAGCTGCAGATCAGCAG GTATGCCAGTGCTCTGAGCTCTCTAATGGACGTAGGGCAGCTCCTGAGGTGCAGGTCTCTTAAAGACATGGAGGAGCTGATGTTCTGCGGCACCCCCAAGCCCACAGCGGTCAGTGCAGAGGGACAGAGCCCAGCGGACGGCGCTAAGGGCTGGGAGGCCTACTGGGAGCGCAACGAGCCCCTGCGGGATGCAGACGAGGTGGCAGTGCCCGTGCTCTGCCTGTGCAGCGCCGACGACCCCCTCCTGCCCCCGGCCTCCaccctccccacctccctctTCCACAACAGCCCCTACTTCCTGCTGGCACTCACCGCCTGCGGTGGGCACTGCGGCTTCTTCGCCCAGGCGGGCACCGGGGGCGGAGGCGGCGGTGGCGGCACGGGCACTGTGGCCTCCTGGAGCCATGAGGCCGTGCTGGAGTACTTCCGGGTGGCGAGCGACTTCCTgaagggggaggagaagaggaggaggagcaggttgGCCCAGGAGCAGGACGTGGGGGGTCAGGTCCAAGGATGGAGGCGCAGGAGCAGCACCGTGCTGGCCCGGCGGAGCAAGCCAGTGCTGCCGGTGCGCAGGGAGAGGCACCTGACCCATCAGCCTGCCCAGACCGCGCTCGCAGAGGACCTGTTCACCTGGAACAGGTCGTACACACGCTGA